In a single window of the Salvelinus namaycush isolate Seneca chromosome 18, SaNama_1.0, whole genome shotgun sequence genome:
- the LOC120063246 gene encoding LETM1 domain-containing protein LETM2, mitochondrial-like, whose translation MAVFSPQVLLAVTRSRGSYLLSKRHSCCPLPYTAYVHHHLDPASRLSPLTSLRHSRSGYPQCVRLHGARPHHTTLLARSLHSSCVWLQGTKQDTKAPATQAQDDPPGTPKNGPSVPAPQPPAPAPPAAVTVAAAAAPTVQVVRKSIGQRVVDELKHYYNGFRLLGIDTKIAGRMVWRLLHGQLLSRRERRRLMRTCADLFRLLPFMVFIIVPFMEFLLPVFLKLFPEMLPSTFETETKKVEKQKKGLAAKLELAKFLQETIAEMAKRNKTKALTEDETQRFSTYVQKVRHTGEQPTTKDIVKFSKLFEDELTLEHLERPQLVALCKLLELQPIGTNNLLRFQLMMQLRNIKADDELIATEGVPAMSVSELQAACRSRGMRSLGLTTDQLHQQMQQWLDLHLKENVPPSLLLLSRAMYLTDVKPIIPVIPPVPKLEKATPPPAEIPEGTAASSSDLLVDPALVIKDRPAEELRDKAAIISDKPPTPAQVIQAKGAEASQKSKMSANGV comes from the exons ATGGCAGTGTTCAGTCCACAGGTGCTTCTGGCAGTAACAAGATCAAG GGGATCTTACCTGCTGTCTAAAAGGCACAGCTGCTGTCCCCTCCCCTACACTGCTTACGTCCACCACCACCTGGACCCCGCCAGCCGCCTGTCACCCCTAACCTCCCTCAGGCACTCCAGGTCTGGCTACCCTCAGTGCGTTCGACTCCATGGCGCCAGACCCCACCACACCACCCTGCTGGCCAGATCTCTGCACAGCTCCTGTGTCTGGCTGCAGGGCACCAAGCAGGACACCAAAGCCCCCGCCACCCAAGCCCAGGATGACCCCCCAGGGACCCCCAAGAATGGCCCCTCTGTCCCCGCACCCCAACCTCCAGCCCCTGCTCCCCCCGCTGCCGTCACTGTAGCGGCTGCAGCTGCCCCTACGGTCCAGGTAGTGAGGAAGTCTATTGGCCAGAGGGTAGTGGATGAGCTGAAGCACTACTACAATGGTTTCAGGCTGCTGGGAATCGATACCAAGATCGCAGGGAGGATGGTGTGGAGACTTCTGCACGGACAACTGCTCTCACGCAGGGAGAGGAGACGG CTGATGAGGACGTGTGCTGACCTGTTCCGCCTGCTACCCTTCATGGTCTTTATCATTGTCCCCTTCATGGAGTTCCTGCTTCCCGTCTTCCTCAAGCTCTTCCCTGAGATGCTGCCCTCCACCTTCGAGACAGAGACCAAGAAG GTGGAGAAGCAGAAAAAGGGTCTTGCTGCTAAGCTGGAGCTGGCTAAGTTCCTCCAGGAGACCATAGCAGAGATGGCCAAGAGGAACAAGACCAAGGCTTTGACCGAGGACGAGACGCAGCGCTTCTCCACCTACGTACAGAAG GTTCGTCACACAGGGGAGCAGCCCACCACTAAGGACATTGTCAAGttctccaagctgtttgaagACGAGTTGACGCTGGAGCATCTAGAGCGCCCCCAGCTTGTGGCCCTGTGTAAGCTGCTAGAGCTGCAGCCCATAGGAACCAATAACCTGCTCCGCTTCCAGCTGATGATGCAGCTGAGAAACATCAAAGCAGATGACGAGTTGATAGCCACTGAGGGTGTGCCTGCTATGAGTGTGTCAGAGCTACAGGCAGCATGTCGTAGCAGAGGGATGAGGTCACTGGGTCTGACCACTGACCAGTTACATCAGCAGATGCAACAG tGGTTGGACCTGCACTTGAAGGAGAACGTTCCTCCCTCTCTGCTGCTGCTCTCCAGAGCCATGTACCTGACTGACGTCAAACCCATCATACCCGTCATACCCCCTGTACCCAAACTAGAG AAGGCCACTCCTCCCCCAGCTGAGATCCCAGAGGGAACCGCAGCTTCCTCCTCAGACTTACTGGTAGACCCAGCTCTGGTCATCAAAGACAGGCCG GCAGAGGAGTTGAGAGACAAGGCTGCCATCATCTCAGACAAACCTCCTACCCCTGCCCAGGTCATCCAG GCTAAAGGAGCAGAGGCGTCCCAGAAGAGCAAGATGAGCGCCAACGGAGTGTGA